In the genome of Dermacentor andersoni chromosome 3, qqDerAnde1_hic_scaffold, whole genome shotgun sequence, one region contains:
- the LOC126520678 gene encoding ubiquitin-conjugating enzyme E2 Z-like: MARPMQNYWDTVKNEQPTPQCLQRVQRDLVEFHADPPLGVFVVPEESDMSVLHAIVVGPWGTPLEGGLFRLQLKCPPDYPMRPPRVRFLTGAGKVSFNSHIYGETICLSLLGTAPNGPSWSSALSIGSLLVSIQSFLADGAMEIMRHNAIRVAVCDTLEVCLQETCEPPMPPALTQKVLKYFSDNYAKYEDAVQAQINSWGLLSWILGVAYGSYEPLLKRLRDIKKRIDEKNVTATGQQNKE; encoded by the coding sequence ATGGCCCGACCAATGCAAAATTACTGGGACACCGTTAAGAACGAGCAGCCGACGCCGCAGTGCTTGCAGAGGGTGCAGCGGGACCTGGTGGAGTTCCACGCCGACCCTCCGCTGGGAGTGTTCGTTGTCCCGGAAGAGAGCGACATGAGCGTGTTGCACGCCATCGTCGTGGGCCCCTGGGGCACGCCTCTCGAAGGTGGCCTCTTCCGCCTGCAGTTGAAGTGCCCGCCCGACTACCCGATGCGGCCGCCTCGTGTGCGTTTCCTGACTGGCGCTGGAAAAGTATCCTTCAACTCGCACATCTACGGTGAGACAATCTGCCTCAGCCTACTAGGCACGGCTCCTAATGGACCGAGTTGGAGTTCCGCCCTGAGCATCGGCAGCCTGCTCGTCTCCATACAGTCCTTCCTGGCCGACGGCGCTATGGAGATCATGCGCCACAACGCGATTAGGGTAGCCGTATGCGACACGCTCGAAGTCTGTCTACAAGAAACATGCGAGCCTCCTATGCCGCCAGCTCTCACGCAGAAGGTCCTCAAGTACTTCTCCGACAACTATGCAAAGTACGAGGACGCGGTCCAGGCGCAGATTAATTCCTGGGGACTACTCTCGTGGATTTTGGGTGTCGCGTACGGCAGTTACGAACCACTGCTAAAGCGACTTCGCGACATCAAGAAGAGGATCGACGAAAAGAATGTGACGGCCACTGGGCAACAAAACAAGGAGTGA